In Macaca fascicularis isolate 582-1 chromosome X, T2T-MFA8v1.1, one DNA window encodes the following:
- the HCFC1 gene encoding host cell factor 1 isoform X9: MASAVSPANSPAVLLQPRWKRVVGWSGPVPRPRHGHRAVAIKELIVVFGGGNEGIVDELHVYNTATNQWFIPAVRGDIPPGCAAYGFVCDGTRLLVFGGMVEYGKYSNDLYELQASRWEWKRLKAKTPKNGPPPCPRLGHSFSLVGNKCYLFGGLANDSEDPKNNIPRYLNDLYILELRPGSGVVAWDIPITYGVLPPPRESHTAVVYTEKDNKKSKLVIYGGMSGCRLGDLWTLDIDTLTWNKPSLSGVAPLPRSLHSATTIGNKMYVFGGWVPLVMDDVKVATHEKEWKCTNTLACLNLDTMAWETILMDTLEDNIPRARAGHCAVAINTRLYIWSGRDGYRKAWNNQVCCKDLWYLETEKPPPPARVQLVRANTNSLEVSWGAVATADSYLLQLQKYDIPATAATATSPTPNPVPSVPANPPKSPAPAAAAPAVQPLTQVGITLLPQAAPAPPTTTTIQVLPTVPGSSISVPTAARTQGVPAVLKVTGPQATTGTPLVTMRPTSQAGKAPVTVTSLPAGVRMVVPTQSAQGTVIGSSPQMSGMAALAAAAAATQKIPPSSAPTVLSVPAGTTIVKTMAVTPGTTTLPATVKVASSPVMVSNPATRMLKTAAAQVGTSVSSATNTSTRPIITVHKSGTVTVAQQAQVVTTVVGGVTKTITLVKSPISVPGGSALISNLGKVMSVVQTKPVQTSAVTGQASTGPVTQIIQTKGPLPAGTILKLVTSADGKPTTIITTTQASGAGTKPTILGISSVSPSTTKPGTTTIIKTIPMSAIITQAGATGVTSSPGIKSPITIITTKVMTSGTGAPAKIITAVPKIATGHGQQGVTQVVLKGAPGQPGTILRTVPMGGVRLVTPVTVSAVKPAVTTLVVKGTTGVTTLGTVTGTVSTSLAGAGGHSTSASLATPITTLGTIATLSSQVINPTAITVSAAQTTLTAAGGLTTPTITMQPVSQPTQVTLITAPSGVEAQPVHDLPVSILASPTTEQPTATVTIADSGQGDVQPGTVTLVCSNPPCETHETGTTNTATTTVVANLGGHPQPTQVQFVCDRQEAAASLVTSTVGQQNGSVVRVCSNPPCETHETGTTNTATTATSNMAGQHGCSNPPCETHETGTTNTATTAMSSVGANHQRDARRACAAGTPAVIRISVATGALEAAQGSKPQCQTRQTSTTSTTMTVMATGAPCSAGPLLGPSMAREPGGRGPAFVQLAPLSSKVRLSSPGSKDLPAGRHSHVANTTAMARSSMGAGEPRTAPACESLQGGSPSTTVTVTALEALLCPSATVTQVCSNPPCETHETGTTNTATTSNAGSAQRVCSNPPCETHETGTTHTATTATSNGGTGQPEGGQQPPAGHPCETHQTTSTGTTMSVSMGALLPDATSSHRTLESGLEVAAAPSVTPQAGTALLAPFPTQRVCSNPPCETHETGTTHTATTVTSNMSSNQDPPPAASDQGEVESTQGDSVNITSSSAITTTVSSTLTRAVTTVTQSTPVPGPSVPKISSMTETAPRALTTEVPIPAKITVTIANTETSDMPFSAVDILQPPEELQVSPGPRQQLPPRQLLQSASTALMGESTEVLSASQTPELPAAVDLSSTGEPSSGQESASSAVVATVVVQPPPPVQSEVDQLSLPQELMAEAQAGTTTLMVTGLTPEELAVTAAAEAAAQAAATEEAQALAIQAVLQAAQQAVMGTGEPMDTSEAAATVTQAELGHLSAEGQEGQATTIPIVLTQQELAALVQQQQLQEAQAQQQHHHLPTEALAPADSLNDPAIESNCLNELAGTVPSTVALLPSTATESLAPSNTFVAPQPVVVASPAKLQAAATLTEVANGIESLGVVSRKPDLPPPPSKAPMKKENQWFDVGVIKGTNVMVTHYFLPPDDAVPSDDDSGTVPDYNQLKKQELQPGTAYKFRVAGINACGRGPFSEISAFKTCLPGFPGAPCAIKISKSPDGAHLTWEPPSVTSGKIIEYSVYLAIQSSQAGGELKSSTPAQLAFMRVYCGPSPSCLVQSSSLSNAHIDYTTKPAIIFRIAARNEKGYGPATQVRWLQETSKDSSGTKPANKRPMSSPEMKSAPKKSKADGQ, translated from the exons ATGGCTTCGGCCGTGTCGCCCGCCAACTCGCCAGCGGTGCTCCTGCAGCCCCGCTGGAAGCGAGTGGTGGGCTGGTCGGGTCCGGTGCCGCGGCCCCGCCACGGCCACCGCGCCGTGGCCATCAAGGAGCTCATCGTGGTGTTTGGCGGCGGCAACGAGGGAATAGTGGACGAACTGCACGTGTACAACACGG cAACCAACCAGTGGTTCATCCCAGCCGTGAGGGGGGACATTCCCCCTGGGTGTGCAGCCTATGGCTTCGTGTGTGACGGGACTCGCCTCCTGGTGTTTGGCGGGATGGTGGAGTATGGAAAATACAGCAATGACCTCTACGAGCTCCAG GCGAGCCGGTGGGAGTGGAAGAGACTCAAAGCAAAGACGCCCAAAAACGGGCCCCCTCCATGTCCTCGGCTCGGGCACAGCTTCTCCCTCGTGGGCAACAAATGCTACCTGTTTGGGGGTCTGGCCAATGATAGCGAGGACCCAAAGAACAACATTCCGAG GTACCTGAATGACTTATATATCCTGGAATTACGGCCAGGCTCCGGAGTGGTAGCCTGGGATATCCCCATCACTTATGGGGTCCTACCACCACCCCGGGAGTCACATACTGCCGTGGTCTACACCGAGAAAGACAACAAGAAGTCCAAGCTGGTGATCTACGGCGGGATGAGTGGCTGCAGGCTGGGGGACCTGTGGACCCTAGATATTG ACACACTGACGTGGAATAAGCCCAGTCTCAGCGGGGTGGCGCCTCTTCCTCGCAGTCTCCACTCGGCAACCACCATCGGAAATAA AATGTACGTGTTTGGTGGCTGGGTGCCTCTCGTCATGGATGACGTCAAAGTGGCCACACACGAGAAGGAGTGGAAGTGTACCAACACGCTGGCTTGTCTCAACCTGG ATACCATGGCCTGGGAGACGATCCTGATGGATACACTGGAGGACAACATCCCCCGCGCTCGGGCTGGCCACTGCGCAGTCGCCATCAACACTCGCTTGTACATTTGGAGTGGGCGTGACGGCTACCGCAAGGCCTGGAACAACCAGGTCTGCTGCAAGGACCTCTGGTACCTAGAGACAG AaaagccaccacccccagcccgaGTACAGCTGGTACGCGCCAACACCAACTCCCTGGAGGTGAGCTGGGGGGCAGTGGCAACAGCCGACAGCTACCTTCTCCAGCTCCAGAAATATGACATTCCTGCCACGGCCGCTACTGCCACCTCCCCTACGCCCAATCCGGTCCCATCTGTGCCTGCCAACCCTCCCAAGAGCCCTGCCCCAGCAGCAGCCGCACCTGCTGTGCAGCCGCTGACCCAAGTAGGCATCACGCTCCTGCCCCAGGCTGCCCCTGCGCCCCcgaccaccaccaccatccaggTCTTGCCGACGGTGCCTGGCAGCTCCATTTCTGTGCCCACTGCAGCCAGGACTCAAG GTGTCCCTGCTGTTCTCAAAGTGACCGGTCCTCAGGCTACAACAGGAACTCCATTGGTCACCATGCGACCTACCAGCCAGGCCGGGAAAGCCCCTGTCACCGTGACCTCCCTGCCTGCTGGAGTGCGGATGGTTGTGCCAACGCAGAGTGCCCAGGGGACG GTGATTGGCAGTAGCCCACAGATGAGTGGGATGGCCGCACTGGCCGCTGCGGCTGCTGCCACCCAGAAGATCCCCCCTTCCTCGGCACCCACGGTGCTGAGTGTCCCAGCGGGCACCACCATCGTGAAGACCATGGCTGTGACACCTGGCACTACCACCCTCCCAGCCACTGTGAAGGTGGCCTCCTCGCCAGTCATG GTGAGCAACCCTGCCACTCGCATGCTGAAGACTGCAGCTGCCCAGGTGGGGACATCGGTTTCCTCCGCCACCAACACGTCTACCCGCCCTATCATCACAGTGCACAAGTCAGGCACTGTGACAGTGGCCCAGCAAGCCCAGGTGGTGACCACAGTCGTGGGCGGGGTCACCAAGACCATCACCCTGGTGAAGAGCCCCATCTCTGTCCCAGGAGGCAGCGCTCTG ATTTCCAATCTGGGCAAAGTGATGTCGGTGGTCCAGACCAAACCAGTTCAGACTTCAGCAGTCACAGGCCAGGCGTCCACGGGTCCTGTGACTCAGATCATCCAG ACCAAAGGGCCTCTGCCAGCGGGAACAATCCTGAAGCTGGTGACCTCAGCAGATGGCAagcccaccaccatcatcactaccacgcAGGCCAGTGGGGCGGGGACCAAGCCCACCATCCTGGGCATCAGTAGCGTCTCCCCCAGTACCACCAAGCCCGGCACAACCACCATCATCAAAACCATCCCCATGTCGGCCATCATCACCCAGGCGGGCGCCACCG GTGTGACCAGCAGTCCTGGCATCAAGTcccccatcaccatcatcaccaccaagGTGATGACTTCAGGAACTGGAGCACCTGCCAAAATCATCACTGCTGTCCCCAAAATTGCCACTGGTCATGGGCAGCAGGGAGTGACGCAG GTGGTGCTTAAGGGGGCCCCGGGACAGCCAGGCACCATTCTCCGCACTGTGCCCATGGGGGGTGTTCGCCTAGTCACACCCGTCACCGTCTCCGCTGTCAAGCCAGCTGTCACCACGTTGGTTGTGAAAGGCACCACAG GTGTCACGACCCTAGGCACAGTGACAGGCACGGTCTCCACCAGCCTTGCCGGGGCAGGGGGCCACAGCACCAGTGCTTCCCTGGCCACGCCCATCACCACCTTGGGCACCATCGCCACCCTCTCAAGCCAGGTGATCAACCCCACTGCCATCACTGTGTCTGCCGCACAGACCACGCTGACAGCGGCAGGCGGGCTCACGACCCCAACCATCACCATGCAG CCCGTGTCCCAGCCCACCCAGGTAACTCTGATCACGGCACCCAGTGGGGTGGAGGCTCAGCCTGTGCACGACCTCCCTGTGTCCATTCTGGCCTCCCCGACTACAGAACAGCCCACTGCCACAGTCACCATTGCCGACTCAGGCCAGGGTGATGTGCAGCCTGGCACTGTCACCTTGGTGTGCTCCAACCCACCCTGTGAGACCCACGAGACTGGCACCACCAACACAGCAACCACCACTGTTGTGGCTAACCTTGGGGGACACCCCCAGCCCACCCAAGTGCAGTTCGTCTGTGACAGACAGGAGGCAGCTGCTTCTCTTGTGACCTCGACTGTGGGGCAGCAGAATGGTAGTGTGGTTCGAGTCTGCTCAAACCCACCCTGCGAGACCCATGAGACGGGCACCACCAACACCGCCACCACCGCCACCTCCAACATGGCCGGGCAGCATGGCTGCTCAAACCCACCCTGCGAGACCCATGAGACAGGCACCACCAACACTGCCACTACAGCCATGTCAAGTGTCGGCGCCAACCACCAGCGAGATGCCCGTCGGGCCTGTGCAGCCGGCACCCCTGCCGTGATCCGGATCAGTGTGGCCACTGGGGCGCTGGAGGCAGCTCAGGGCTCTAAGCCCCAGTGCCAAACCCGCCAGACCAGCACGACCAGCACCACCATGACTGTGATGGCCACCGGGGCCCCGTGCTCGGCCGGCCCACTCCTTGGGCCAAGCATGGCACGGGAACCTGGGGGCCGTGGCCCTGCTTTTGTGCAGTTGGCCCCTCTGAGTAGCAAAGTCAGGCTGAGCAGCCCAGGCAGCAAGGACCTGCCCGCGGGGCGCCACAGCCATGTGGCCAACACCACTGCCATGGCCCGTTCCAGCATGGGTGCTGGGGAGCCCCGCACGGCACCTGCGTGCGAGAGCCTCCAGGGTGGCTCGCCTAGCACCACAGTGACTGTGACGGCCCTGGAGGCACTGCTGTGCCCCTCGGCCACCGTGACCCAAGTCTGCTCCAACCCACCATGTGAGACCCACGAGACAGGCACCACCAACACCGCCACTACCTCGAATGCAGGCAGCGCCCAGAGGGTGTGCTCCAACCCACCATGCGAAACCCACGAGACAGGCACCACCCACACGGCCACCACCGCCACTTCAAACGGGGGCACGGGCCAGCCCGAGGGTGGGCAACAGCCCCCTGCTGGTCACCCCTGTGAGACACACCAGACCACTTCCACCGGCACCACCATGTCAGTCAGCATGGGCGCCCTACTTCCCGACGCCACTTCTTCCCACAGGACCCTGGAGTCTGGTCTGGAGGTGGCGGCGGCGCCCAGCGTCACCCCCCAGGCTGGCACCGCACTGCTGGCTCCTTTCCCAACGCAGAGGGTGTGCTCCAACCCCCCCTGTGAGACCCACGAGACGGGCACCACTCACACGGCCACCACTGTCACTTCCAACATGAGCTCAAACCAAG ACCCCCCACCCGCTGCCAGCGATCAGGGAGAGGTGGAGAGCACCCAGGGCGACAGCGTGAACATCACCAGCTCCAGTGCCATCACAACAACTGTGTCCTCCACACTGACGCGGGCTGTGACCACTGTGACGCAGTCCACGCCGGTCCCGGGCCCCTCCGTGCCG AAGATTTCATCAATGACTGAGACTGCCCCAAGGGCTCTGACTACTGAAGTCCCCATCCCGGCCAAAATAACAGTGACCATAGCCAACACAGAAACTTCTGACATGCCCTTCTCTGCTGTTGACATCCTGCAGCCCCCAGAGGAACTCCAGGTGTCACCAGGGCCTCGCCAGCAGCTGCCGCCACGGCAGCTTCTACAGTCGGCTTCCACAGCCCTGATGGGGGAGTCCACTGAGGTCCTGTCAGCCTCCCAGACCCCTGAGCTCCCAGCCGCCGTGGATCTGAGCAGCACAGGGGAGCCATCTTCGGGCCAGGAGTCTGCCAGCTCTGCGGTGGTGGCCACTGTGGTGGTCCAGCCACCCCCACCTGTGCAGTCTGAAGTAGACCAGTTATCACTTCCCCAAGAGTTAATGGCCGAGGCCCAAGCCGGCACCACCACCCTCATGGTAACGGGGCTCACCCCTGAGGAGCTGGCAGTGACTGCCGCTGCAGAAGCAGCCGCCCAGGCCGCAGCCACGGAGGAAGCCCAGGCCCTGGCCATCCAGGCGGTGCTCCAGGCCGCACAGCAGGCCGTCATGG GCACTGGCGAGCCTATGGACACCTCTGAGGCAGCAGCAACCGTGACGCAGGCAGAGCTGGGGCACCTGTCAGCCGAGGGTCAGGAGGGCCAGGCCACCACCATCCCTATTGTGCTGACACAGCAGGAGCTGGCTGCCCtggtgcagcagcagcagctacaggaggcccaggcccagcagcagcatcaccaccTCCCCACTGAGGCCCTGGCCCCTGCCGACAGTCTCAACGACCCGGCCATTGAGAGCAACTGCCTCAATGAGCTGGCCGGCACAGTCCCCAGCACTGTGGCGCTGCTGCCCTCAACGGCCACTGAGA GCCTGGCCCCATCCAACACATTTGTGGCCCCCCAGCCGGTTGTGGTGGCCAGCCCAGCCAAGCTGCAGGCTGCAGCTACCCTGACTGAAGTGGCCAATGGCATCGAGTCCCTGGGTGTGGTGAGTCGG AAGCCGGACCTGCCACCCCCACCCAGCAAAGCCCCCATGAAGAAGGAGAACCAGTGGTTTGATGTAGGGGTCATTAAGGGCACCAATGTAATGGTGACACACTATTTCCTGCCACCAGATGATGCTGTCCCATCAGAC GATGATTCGGGCACCGTCCCCGACTATAACCAGCTGAAGAAGCAGGAGCTGCAGCCAGGCACAGCCTATAAGTTTCGTGTTGCCGGAATCAATGCCTGTGGCCGGGGGCCCTTCAGCGAAATCTCAGCCTTTAAGACGTGTCTGCCTGGTTTCCCAGGGGCCCCTTGTGCCATTAAAATCAGCAAA AGTCCGGACGGTGCTCACCTCACCTGGGAGCCACCCTCTGTGACCTCCGGCAAGATCATCGAGTACTCGGTGTACCTGGCCATCCAGAGCTCACAGGCTGGGGGCGAGCTCAAGAGCTCCACCCCGGCCCAGCTGGCCTTCATGCGGGTGTACTGCgggcccagcccctcctgcctGGTGCAGTCCTCCAGCCTCTCCAACGCCCACATCGACTATACCACCAAGCCCGCCATCATCTTCCGCATCGCCGCCCGCAATGAGAAGGGCTATGGCCCAGCCACACAAGTGAGGTGGCTGCAGG aAACCAGTAAAGACAGCTCTGGCACCAAGCCGGCCAACAAGCGGCCCATGTCCTCTCCAGAAAT GAAATCTGCTCCAAAGAAATCTAAGGCCGATGGTCAGTGA